One Deefgea tanakiae genomic region harbors:
- a CDS encoding EamA family transporter, producing the protein MPIRDLALALIVVLAWGFNFVVIKWGLVGVPPLLLATLRFAATVFPAIFFLRRPNLPWKYLLGYGLTWGVCHFAFLFSAMANGMPAGLASVVLQSQAFFTLIFAAVWLKESWKTSQLIGLIVAGCGLWLIGSSHGQSMTLLGFVMTLLGAAGWAMGNIVMKQCAKQGISFSVPAFMVWTSIAPMFVFALLSLIIEGPEQISSALKHFTLQSTLAVLYLAFIATLLGTSLWNVLLKRHPSNRVAPFSLLVPWVGLSASAVLLDEILLTAQWWGAALLMSGLLLNLFGGNVVQRWVNKRQVA; encoded by the coding sequence ATGCCAATTCGTGACCTAGCGCTCGCCCTAATTGTCGTTTTGGCATGGGGATTTAATTTTGTCGTGATCAAATGGGGTTTGGTCGGTGTGCCGCCGCTGCTGTTGGCGACGTTGCGATTTGCCGCAACGGTGTTCCCAGCGATTTTTTTCTTGCGCCGCCCCAACTTGCCGTGGAAATACCTACTCGGCTATGGCCTGACGTGGGGCGTTTGCCATTTTGCGTTTTTATTTTCGGCAATGGCCAATGGCATGCCCGCCGGATTGGCATCGGTCGTCTTGCAGTCGCAGGCGTTTTTTACGCTCATCTTTGCCGCAGTTTGGCTTAAAGAGTCATGGAAAACCAGCCAGCTCATCGGCCTGATTGTCGCAGGTTGTGGGCTGTGGCTGATTGGCAGTAGCCATGGGCAAAGCATGACTTTGCTCGGTTTCGTGATGACGCTACTCGGAGCAGCAGGCTGGGCAATGGGCAATATTGTGATGAAGCAATGTGCCAAACAAGGCATTTCATTTAGCGTGCCGGCATTTATGGTCTGGACGTCGATTGCACCAATGTTTGTGTTTGCTCTTCTAAGCCTCATCATCGAAGGCCCTGAACAAATCAGCAGCGCGCTAAAGCACTTTACGCTGCAATCAACACTCGCCGTACTCTATTTAGCCTTTATCGCCACCTTGCTCGGCACGAGTCTGTGGAATGTTTTACTCAAACGCCACCCTAGCAATCGCGTTGCTCCGTTTAGCCTTTTAGTGCCTTGGGTTGGCCTATCCGCTTCAGCTGTTTTACTCGACGAAATTTTGCTCACTGCGCAATGGTGGGGTGCCGCTTTGCTGATGTCAGGTTTATTACTCAATTTATTTGGCGGCAATGTAGTGCAGCGCTGGGTCAATAAACGGCAAGTGGCTTGA